One genomic segment of Mytilus galloprovincialis chromosome 5, xbMytGall1.hap1.1, whole genome shotgun sequence includes these proteins:
- the LOC143077038 gene encoding uncharacterized protein LOC143077038, with the protein MSEHLSKATKRRSESIEVRAKTELFPNTSDSGTCSISTEDKENDSYVLNVIPTTPRLSFSNSSDSGYVTLLTPILPKPSFQSYSTTPDTIADINKSTKCTVQSKCITSTPKPDNRGSELILSKKHNDELPLQEHNYASSASEKFNRKKACSRKKKKPSESSLKTTENNDLIHKKLFEQPEICDILSSEEFSTVISVLPTRSRKTLVNTILQFDEIKTLVKEELLSELSKEHKILKNRKHGKISTLMTKDFKDLKQFTWDSIVNEAVTEFPLLVDVLLAFLVPDSLEQKTKVERVASLTPRIGFLYSVLAQGRNHELSKVQRVISINLQCFP; encoded by the exons ATGTCAGAACATTTATCTAAGGCCACAAAAAGACGGAGTGAGTCAATAGAAGTTAGAGCGAAAACTGAACTTTTCCCAAATACTTCAGATAGTGGAACATGCAGCATAAGTACAGAGGATAAAGAAAATGACAGTTATGTGCTGAATGTTATCCCAACAACTCCTAGGCTGAGTTTTTCTAACTCTTCAGATTCTGGATACGTTACATTATTAACTCCTATTCTTCCAAAACCAAGTTTCCAGAGTTATAGTACAACCCCTGACACCATAGCAGACatcaacaaaagtacaaaatgtacagTGCAAAGTAAATG TATAACATCAACTCCAAAACCAGACAACAGAGGTTCAGAGTTAATTTTAAGCAAAAAACATAATGATGAGTTGCCACTTCAAGAGCACAACTATGCAAGCAGTGCTTCAGAAAAATTCAACAGAAAGAAAGCATGttccagaaagaaaaaaaaaccttctgaATCATCATtgaaaacaacagaaaataacGATTTAATACACAAGAAATTATTTGAACAACcagaaatttgtgacattttgtctTCTGAGGAATTCTCAACTGTTATTTCTGTTTTGCCTACAAGATCACGGAAAACTTTGGTCAACACCATATTacaatttgatgaaattaaaactcTTGTGAAAGAAGAACTGTTATCCGAGTTGTCAAAAGaacacaaaatattgaaaaacagaaAGCATGGAAAAATAAGCACATTAATGACAAAGGATTTTAAAGACTTAAAACAGTTTACTTGGGACAGTATTGTAAATGAGGCAGTGACAGAATTCCCTCTTCTTGTTGATGTTTTGCTGGCATTTTTAGTCCCTGACAGTTTGGAACAAAAGACTAAAGTAGAACGAGTTGCATCTCTAACTCCAAGAATTGGATTTTTGTATTCCGTTCTTGCACAGGGCAGAAATCATGAACTGAGTAAGGTGCAGAGAGTTATAAGCATCAACCTGCAGTGTTTTCCCTAG
- the LOC143075530 gene encoding uncharacterized protein LOC143075530 isoform X2, protein MFFNQTTGGCFIQMKYSNQLKFVYLTVAFSEVYGNGFRTYEYSPSTINVTTPVEEQEMNQGMYSLRSFLYPQFFAVIFAVCKFIGIRLNCYLVGRICQCVVTSFTPVAVFRFCRTLFRCKGTASIAAMLTSFSLHISVLGTHTLVNSFISPFLFLSVGIILQYLLKPPAITDFSNDESLNNDSSSRYNHTENGSASIQCTMRDINSNLKIQKNPLNGAALQEQKNSTEDGKIVKEVKAKKSKPKKHHLATRHFTLDINVILLSLSGFVCAIMCYMRPDTIIFLIVIGVSFLFTYRDNVSIKKGIYLTGTVGSGFAMGLIVGGLLDWYTYGIMFISPAQWLKLNVASHVPAVLYGTNSPYQYILDIFASCKSELCFNIFCLAALVMMTQTEYIDSGDQKSSSSLLITLSCMLIIYSVIAHKELRFVHNVLIIIEILAAYAIHGALQFINSLLKFTKEKIRIVVMVFSLSVCLNTYMNFPSYGEETILPWKTVTPTDSSDINQCLFFISEQNNVTGVFIDNSIYTFAGFTILNHDVPLLTLIHHEYHEYRSGGYIPRTDLSYKIPRNLYVINRYSDIIDVTNIHYLSKRLLESQEYNYVVVPNNRVPSFSQLGFNKAPFSAGRYSVLQRLLTPIESTKLSIAGKNMPLGKNSTIMEYEASWLYTAGLYTKAIERLENAIELNNSRVRPFQLLASSYANKADLTKAKATEDKCILGHGRTACRKPQPRIVIHEDYKQYSVN, encoded by the exons tttgtttATCTTACAGTTGCTTTTTCTGAGGTGTACGGAAATGGATTTAGAACCTATGAGTATAGTCCATCCACGATAAATGTTACAACACCAGTTGAAGAACAGGAGATGAACCAGGGAATGTACAGTCTGAGGTCATTTCTCTACCCACAATTCTTTGCTGTAATTTTTGCCGTCTGCAAATTTATTGGAATAcgtttgaattgttatttg GTAGGACGTATTTGTCAGTGTGTAGTGACGTCATTTACACCAGTAGCTGTGTTTAGATTCTGTAGGACTTTATTTAGGTGCAAAGGAACTGCGTCCATAGCTGCTATGTTAACTTCATTTTCTTTACACATCTCAGTTCTTGGAACACATACATTGGTCAACAGTTTTATTTCTCCATTCTTATTTCTTTCAGTAGGCatcattttacaatatttattaaaACCTCCGGCCATTACAGATTTTTCAAACGATGAGAGTTTAAACAATGACAGTTCGTCTCGGTATAATCATACAGAAAATGGAAGCGCTTCAATACAATGTACCATGCGCGATATCAATAGTAATTTAAAGATACAGAAAAATCCATTGAATGGTGCAGCACTTCAAGAGCAAAAGAATTCAACAGAAGATGGTAAAATAGTTAAAGAAGTAAAAGCAAAGAAAAGCAAACCGAAAAAGCACCATTTAGCAACCAGACACTTTACATTGgatataaatgtaattttattaagTTTGTCGGGTTTTGTTTGTGCAATAATGTGTTACATGAGGCCTGATACTATCATCTTTCTTATTGTAATTGGTGTCTCTTTTCTATTTACATATCGAGATAATGTATCAATTAAAAAAGGCATATATTTAACTGGCACCGTTGGATCCGGTTTTGCAATGGGTTTAATAGTTGGTGGTTTACTCGACTGGTACACGTATGGTATAATGTTTATTTCGCCAGCTCAGTGGTTGAAGTTGAATGTAGCCTCACATGTTCCCGCTGTATTGTATGGAACAAATAGTCCATATCAGTACATTTTAGACATTTTTGCCAGCTGCAAGTCTGAGTTGTGTTTTAACATTTTCTGTCTCGCTGCTTTAGTTATGATGACTCAAACCGAGTACATTGACTCAGGGGATCAAAAGTCAAGCTCTAGTCTATTAATCACTCTGTCATGTATGCTTATTATTTATTCAGTAATCGCGCATAAGGAATTAAGATTTGTTCACAACGTTTTAATCATTATTGAAATTTTAGCAGCATACGCAATTCACGGGGCTTTGCAATTTATaaacagtttgttaaaatttacCAAAGAAAAAATCAGAATTGTTGTGATGGTCTTCTCGTTATCGGTATGTCTCAATACCTACATGAATTTTCCTTCATACGGCGAAGAAACCATTCTGCCATGGAAAACGGTGACACCGACCGATTCCTCAGATATCAACCAATGCTTGTTCTTTATCAGTGAACAAAACAACGTAACAGGAGTATTCATTGACAATTCCATTTACACGTTTGCGGGATTTACCATTTTGAATCACGACGTGCCATTGCTTACTTTAATTCACCATGAATATCACGAATATAGGAGCGGAGGGTATATACCACGGACTGATCTCAGCTATAAGATACCGCGAAACTTATATGTCATCAACCGATACTCTGATATCATCGATGTGACAAATATTCACTATTTATCGAAACGTTTACTAGAAAGTCAAGAATATAATTATGTTGTTGTCCCAAACAACAGAGTGCCGTCTTTTAGTCAACTTGGTTTTAATAAAGCCCCGTTTAGTGCAGGAAGATATTCCGTCTTACAGAGATTATTGACGCCGATCGAATCTACAAAATTGTCAATCGCTGGAAAAAATATGCCACTTGGTAAAAACTCTACCATTATGGAATATGAAGCTAGTTGGTTGTACACAGCAGGATTATATACGAAGGCTATAGAACGTTTAGAAAATGCTATAGAACTGAACAATTCAAGAGTACGCCCATTTCAATTGCTTGCTTCATCGTATGCAAATAAAGCTGACTTAACAAAGGCAAAGGCCACAGAAGACAAATGTATTCTAGGCCATGGTCGAACTGCATGTCGGAAACCCCAACCAAGAATAGTGATTCACGAGGACTATAAACAGTACagtgtgaattaa
- the LOC143075530 gene encoding uncharacterized protein LOC143075530 isoform X1: MKSRKIKEMKKMKFKHHTGNNGNRKCECGLESILPELLPWYLFVIVLCIRIHYVLQPNNWWLLHPDEIFQSVEVAFSEVYGNGFRTYEYSPSTINVTTPVEEQEMNQGMYSLRSFLYPQFFAVIFAVCKFIGIRLNCYLVGRICQCVVTSFTPVAVFRFCRTLFRCKGTASIAAMLTSFSLHISVLGTHTLVNSFISPFLFLSVGIILQYLLKPPAITDFSNDESLNNDSSSRYNHTENGSASIQCTMRDINSNLKIQKNPLNGAALQEQKNSTEDGKIVKEVKAKKSKPKKHHLATRHFTLDINVILLSLSGFVCAIMCYMRPDTIIFLIVIGVSFLFTYRDNVSIKKGIYLTGTVGSGFAMGLIVGGLLDWYTYGIMFISPAQWLKLNVASHVPAVLYGTNSPYQYILDIFASCKSELCFNIFCLAALVMMTQTEYIDSGDQKSSSSLLITLSCMLIIYSVIAHKELRFVHNVLIIIEILAAYAIHGALQFINSLLKFTKEKIRIVVMVFSLSVCLNTYMNFPSYGEETILPWKTVTPTDSSDINQCLFFISEQNNVTGVFIDNSIYTFAGFTILNHDVPLLTLIHHEYHEYRSGGYIPRTDLSYKIPRNLYVINRYSDIIDVTNIHYLSKRLLESQEYNYVVVPNNRVPSFSQLGFNKAPFSAGRYSVLQRLLTPIESTKLSIAGKNMPLGKNSTIMEYEASWLYTAGLYTKAIERLENAIELNNSRVRPFQLLASSYANKADLTKAKATEDKCILGHGRTACRKPQPRIVIHEDYKQYSVN; encoded by the exons TTGCTTTTTCTGAGGTGTACGGAAATGGATTTAGAACCTATGAGTATAGTCCATCCACGATAAATGTTACAACACCAGTTGAAGAACAGGAGATGAACCAGGGAATGTACAGTCTGAGGTCATTTCTCTACCCACAATTCTTTGCTGTAATTTTTGCCGTCTGCAAATTTATTGGAATAcgtttgaattgttatttg GTAGGACGTATTTGTCAGTGTGTAGTGACGTCATTTACACCAGTAGCTGTGTTTAGATTCTGTAGGACTTTATTTAGGTGCAAAGGAACTGCGTCCATAGCTGCTATGTTAACTTCATTTTCTTTACACATCTCAGTTCTTGGAACACATACATTGGTCAACAGTTTTATTTCTCCATTCTTATTTCTTTCAGTAGGCatcattttacaatatttattaaaACCTCCGGCCATTACAGATTTTTCAAACGATGAGAGTTTAAACAATGACAGTTCGTCTCGGTATAATCATACAGAAAATGGAAGCGCTTCAATACAATGTACCATGCGCGATATCAATAGTAATTTAAAGATACAGAAAAATCCATTGAATGGTGCAGCACTTCAAGAGCAAAAGAATTCAACAGAAGATGGTAAAATAGTTAAAGAAGTAAAAGCAAAGAAAAGCAAACCGAAAAAGCACCATTTAGCAACCAGACACTTTACATTGgatataaatgtaattttattaagTTTGTCGGGTTTTGTTTGTGCAATAATGTGTTACATGAGGCCTGATACTATCATCTTTCTTATTGTAATTGGTGTCTCTTTTCTATTTACATATCGAGATAATGTATCAATTAAAAAAGGCATATATTTAACTGGCACCGTTGGATCCGGTTTTGCAATGGGTTTAATAGTTGGTGGTTTACTCGACTGGTACACGTATGGTATAATGTTTATTTCGCCAGCTCAGTGGTTGAAGTTGAATGTAGCCTCACATGTTCCCGCTGTATTGTATGGAACAAATAGTCCATATCAGTACATTTTAGACATTTTTGCCAGCTGCAAGTCTGAGTTGTGTTTTAACATTTTCTGTCTCGCTGCTTTAGTTATGATGACTCAAACCGAGTACATTGACTCAGGGGATCAAAAGTCAAGCTCTAGTCTATTAATCACTCTGTCATGTATGCTTATTATTTATTCAGTAATCGCGCATAAGGAATTAAGATTTGTTCACAACGTTTTAATCATTATTGAAATTTTAGCAGCATACGCAATTCACGGGGCTTTGCAATTTATaaacagtttgttaaaatttacCAAAGAAAAAATCAGAATTGTTGTGATGGTCTTCTCGTTATCGGTATGTCTCAATACCTACATGAATTTTCCTTCATACGGCGAAGAAACCATTCTGCCATGGAAAACGGTGACACCGACCGATTCCTCAGATATCAACCAATGCTTGTTCTTTATCAGTGAACAAAACAACGTAACAGGAGTATTCATTGACAATTCCATTTACACGTTTGCGGGATTTACCATTTTGAATCACGACGTGCCATTGCTTACTTTAATTCACCATGAATATCACGAATATAGGAGCGGAGGGTATATACCACGGACTGATCTCAGCTATAAGATACCGCGAAACTTATATGTCATCAACCGATACTCTGATATCATCGATGTGACAAATATTCACTATTTATCGAAACGTTTACTAGAAAGTCAAGAATATAATTATGTTGTTGTCCCAAACAACAGAGTGCCGTCTTTTAGTCAACTTGGTTTTAATAAAGCCCCGTTTAGTGCAGGAAGATATTCCGTCTTACAGAGATTATTGACGCCGATCGAATCTACAAAATTGTCAATCGCTGGAAAAAATATGCCACTTGGTAAAAACTCTACCATTATGGAATATGAAGCTAGTTGGTTGTACACAGCAGGATTATATACGAAGGCTATAGAACGTTTAGAAAATGCTATAGAACTGAACAATTCAAGAGTACGCCCATTTCAATTGCTTGCTTCATCGTATGCAAATAAAGCTGACTTAACAAAGGCAAAGGCCACAGAAGACAAATGTATTCTAGGCCATGGTCGAACTGCATGTCGGAAACCCCAACCAAGAATAGTGATTCACGAGGACTATAAACAGTACagtgtgaattaa